From Rudanella lutea DSM 19387, a single genomic window includes:
- a CDS encoding MFS transporter produces MNVTNQASLPPNKWLVLATLAFGTFMATLDSSIVNIALPTIRRELNAGDSVEWVVLSYLLTTTSTLLIMGKLSDWLGRRPMYITGFVIFVLVSLLCGLSWSSASLIGFRVVQGLGASMLFAIGPAIISDTFAPHERGQALGLMGAVVAAGSSTGPVVGGLLLGQFGWSSIFFVNVPVGLIAIWRASVVLPPSPKQTGHSLRQFDLVGAGLFLVGVTTLLTGLDFGPEPDYGWRHPVVLGLMGSGVVLLTGFFIWENRTPLPMLQLSLFRIRPYTSAIVAAWLGFVASGGNLFVIPFFLQQLLGFTPQKAGLVLLAGPLTLSIVAPIGGYLSSRVSTRWLASTGLLITASGYFAFSFLSTDWSWHDVVWRSGLVSLGFALFQSPNSSSALNAAPLGQRGIASSMIAFMRNMGLVMGIAVAAAVWYSTRNGYAQGAHMAPTDASAQLAGMRAVYWVLSGLVLTAAMVSLGRGSLSPDKPRPDGVEEQLSTPVS; encoded by the coding sequence ATGAATGTAACAAACCAGGCGTCGTTGCCCCCCAACAAATGGCTTGTGCTGGCAACGCTGGCCTTCGGTACGTTTATGGCGACGCTCGACAGTAGTATCGTCAACATTGCCCTACCAACCATCCGGCGCGAGCTTAACGCGGGCGACAGTGTGGAGTGGGTAGTGCTTAGCTACCTGCTCACTACCACCAGCACCCTGCTGATTATGGGCAAACTCTCCGACTGGCTCGGTCGGCGGCCCATGTACATAACCGGTTTCGTCATTTTCGTGCTGGTCTCACTCTTGTGCGGGCTATCGTGGAGCAGTGCATCGCTCATTGGGTTTCGGGTAGTGCAGGGGCTGGGTGCGTCGATGCTGTTTGCCATCGGTCCGGCCATAATTTCGGATACGTTCGCGCCCCACGAACGCGGTCAGGCCCTGGGGCTGATGGGGGCTGTGGTAGCGGCAGGCTCCAGCACCGGCCCGGTAGTAGGTGGTTTGCTGCTGGGCCAATTTGGCTGGTCGAGCATCTTTTTTGTCAATGTTCCGGTTGGGCTTATCGCTATCTGGCGGGCGTCGGTGGTGCTGCCTCCGAGCCCAAAACAAACGGGGCATAGCTTACGCCAGTTCGATCTGGTAGGAGCGGGTTTGTTTCTGGTGGGCGTAACCACCTTACTCACGGGTCTTGATTTTGGCCCCGAACCGGACTACGGCTGGCGGCATCCGGTCGTATTGGGGTTAATGGGCTCGGGCGTGGTACTGCTTACGGGCTTTTTCATCTGGGAAAATCGTACTCCACTGCCCATGCTTCAGTTGAGCCTGTTTCGGATTCGGCCCTACACCTCGGCCATTGTGGCGGCCTGGTTGGGCTTTGTAGCCTCGGGTGGCAACCTGTTCGTGATTCCGTTTTTCTTGCAGCAACTCCTCGGCTTTACCCCCCAGAAAGCCGGGCTGGTGTTGCTGGCAGGTCCACTCACCCTGAGCATTGTGGCTCCTATTGGAGGTTACCTTTCCAGCCGGGTCAGTACGCGGTGGCTGGCCAGTACGGGGCTACTGATTACGGCCTCAGGTTACTTTGCGTTTTCGTTTCTGAGCACCGACTGGAGCTGGCACGATGTGGTGTGGCGGAGTGGGCTGGTGAGTCTGGGGTTTGCCCTGTTTCAGTCGCCCAACAGCAGCAGTGCCCTCAATGCGGCTCCGTTGGGGCAACGGGGCATTGCCAGCAGTATGATCGCCTTTATGCGCAACATGGGGCTGGTGATGGGCATTGCCGTGGCTGCGGCTGTTTGGTACAGTACCCGGAATGGGTATGCTCAGGGAGCACACATGGCCCCCACCGATGCATCCGCGCAACTCGCCGGTATGCGCGCCGTGTACTGGGTACTGAGCGGGCTGGTGCTCACGGCGGCTATGGTGTCGCTTGGGCGCGGGTCGTTATCGCCAGACAAACCCCGGCCCGACGGGGTTGAAGAGCAACTCAGTACGCCCGTCAGCTGA
- a CDS encoding HNH endonuclease: MSDQQVAYFIHAFTHLNTGGGRIKESAPHKPLVLLSVIQGYETGLLTDNKIPISPELISLFKTNWNTLVTTSHTLGFAMPFFRLKNEPGAWWQLVANPGCELWVQTGDLSSFSSLSNAVACAEIDPKLTPLLLHDEYRNVLRQRLLNRYFPGQQVHQSTDSSETIDAIKREMFNESPADNSQKMKGMKKRLNGETYEIELYTREAVFRREVVRIYDDTCCVTGARVSGPFSFSMVDACHIIPFYKTFNNHPTNGIALCPNLHRAFDKGAISIDNDYRVIVSRTFVENESSAYSLKALAGNPIELPKDERFLPDREAFAWHREHVFRQ, translated from the coding sequence ATGTCCGACCAACAGGTAGCCTATTTTATCCATGCGTTCACCCATTTAAACACCGGCGGAGGACGTATCAAAGAGAGTGCCCCTCACAAACCGCTCGTTCTCCTTTCGGTCATTCAGGGCTACGAAACCGGGCTACTGACGGACAACAAAATACCAATTTCGCCGGAACTGATTAGCCTGTTTAAAACGAACTGGAACACACTGGTTACCACCAGCCATACGTTAGGTTTTGCCATGCCTTTTTTCCGGTTGAAAAACGAGCCGGGAGCATGGTGGCAGCTCGTGGCGAATCCGGGTTGCGAGCTTTGGGTACAAACCGGCGACTTGTCCAGCTTTAGCAGCCTGAGCAATGCGGTAGCCTGTGCAGAAATTGACCCAAAACTTACACCACTGCTGCTGCATGACGAATACCGCAATGTACTCCGACAGAGACTGCTGAACCGCTACTTCCCCGGTCAGCAAGTCCATCAATCGACCGATTCCAGCGAAACGATTGACGCCATCAAACGCGAGATGTTTAACGAGTCCCCCGCCGACAACTCCCAAAAAATGAAAGGGATGAAAAAGCGGCTCAACGGCGAAACGTACGAGATCGAACTCTACACCCGCGAAGCCGTTTTCCGGCGTGAAGTGGTTCGGATTTATGATGATACCTGCTGCGTCACGGGAGCGCGGGTTTCGGGGCCTTTTTCGTTTTCGATGGTTGATGCCTGCCACATCATTCCCTTCTACAAAACCTTCAACAACCACCCCACAAACGGTATTGCCCTTTGCCCGAACCTCCACCGGGCTTTTGACAAGGGAGCTATTTCGATTGATAATGATTACCGGGTGATTGTTTCCCGAACCTTTGTGGAAAACGAAAGCAGCGCCTACAGCCTGAAGGCATTAGCCGGGAACCCGATTGAGTTGCCAAAAGACGAGCGATTCTTACCTGATCGGGAAGCGTTTGCCTGGCACCGGGAGCATGTTTTCAGGCAGTAG
- the gldG gene encoding gliding motility-associated ABC transporter substrate-binding protein GldG, whose amino-acid sequence MMKKVFLVLLAVVAVNVLSAFLFFRVDLTAEKRYTLSGATQNLLAGLDDDVHVNVYLTGDLPPGFKRLENAVRETLDEFEARAGQNVTYRFIDIDAIGNAEAKAKQIEQLSQKGLLPTNLFANEGGKRTEKIIFPGAIVTYKGQEVAVPLLKGNKAASPEEQLNQSYEGVEYAMASAIRRLTQPAGSRRRVGLLARTNVPPSRFSDLLASVQENYDLFFVDLSKPGPIANLDVLLVPKPDQPFSDDDLFKVDQFVVNGGRALFFVDGQRVDSVGAEGTFAQPLNLNLDELFFGWGIRVNRDVVKDLSCNVIPLNVGNVGDKPNIQLVPWRFYPVINNFGRGTGAGSHPIVRNLDVVWTRFVSSMDTVRAVGAGNSSIRKTPLLLTSPYTQIRQAPVVVGYNEARQQPDPRTYNGGVRMVGCLLEGRFRSLFANQILPTDPRARGFRAEATAESRVVVCSDGDLVVNDVNYQNQTPYPLGFDRFTRQTFANKDFALNAIDYLADPEGVIEARNRQVTLRPLDKVRLQNERTGWQLLNLIGPVALVGLIGVVWQWNRKRKYGK is encoded by the coding sequence ATGATGAAAAAAGTCTTTCTGGTCTTGTTGGCCGTCGTGGCTGTCAATGTCCTGTCGGCATTCCTGTTTTTTCGGGTCGACCTTACCGCCGAAAAACGATATACGCTTTCGGGCGCTACGCAAAACCTGCTGGCGGGCCTCGACGATGACGTGCATGTCAACGTGTACCTCACCGGCGACCTGCCCCCCGGTTTCAAACGGCTCGAAAACGCCGTGCGCGAAACACTCGATGAGTTTGAAGCCCGCGCCGGGCAGAACGTGACCTACCGGTTTATCGACATCGACGCCATTGGCAATGCCGAAGCCAAAGCTAAGCAGATTGAACAACTGAGTCAGAAGGGGTTACTGCCCACCAATCTCTTTGCCAACGAGGGTGGCAAACGCACCGAGAAAATCATTTTTCCGGGTGCCATCGTCACGTACAAAGGGCAGGAGGTAGCCGTGCCTCTGCTCAAGGGCAATAAAGCGGCCTCGCCCGAAGAACAGCTGAATCAATCGTACGAGGGGGTGGAGTACGCTATGGCATCGGCTATTCGGCGGCTCACTCAACCGGCCGGTAGCCGCAGGCGGGTGGGGTTGCTGGCCCGTACCAATGTGCCGCCCTCGCGGTTTTCGGACCTGCTGGCGTCGGTGCAGGAAAACTACGACCTCTTTTTTGTCGACCTGAGCAAGCCCGGTCCCATTGCCAATCTGGACGTGTTGCTGGTTCCCAAACCCGACCAACCGTTTTCTGACGACGATCTGTTCAAGGTCGATCAGTTTGTGGTCAACGGCGGGCGGGCCCTGTTTTTTGTCGATGGGCAGCGCGTGGATTCCGTCGGGGCTGAGGGCACGTTTGCGCAACCGCTCAACCTGAACCTCGACGAACTGTTTTTTGGCTGGGGCATTCGGGTGAACCGCGATGTGGTGAAAGATCTGAGCTGCAACGTGATTCCGCTCAATGTGGGCAACGTGGGCGACAAACCCAATATTCAGCTGGTGCCGTGGCGGTTTTACCCGGTTATCAACAACTTCGGGCGTGGAACCGGCGCGGGCAGTCACCCGATTGTTCGTAACCTCGACGTAGTCTGGACCCGTTTTGTCAGTTCGATGGATACCGTTCGGGCGGTGGGTGCGGGCAACAGCTCCATTCGCAAAACGCCCCTGTTGCTCACCTCGCCCTACACCCAGATTCGGCAGGCGCCCGTGGTGGTGGGCTACAACGAGGCCCGGCAGCAGCCCGACCCGCGCACCTACAACGGTGGGGTTCGGATGGTCGGATGCCTGCTCGAAGGGCGGTTTCGGTCGCTGTTTGCCAATCAGATTCTGCCAACTGACCCCCGCGCGCGCGGTTTCCGGGCCGAAGCCACGGCTGAGTCGCGGGTGGTGGTGTGTTCGGATGGCGATTTGGTGGTCAACGATGTCAATTACCAGAACCAAACGCCCTATCCGCTGGGTTTCGACCGGTTTACCCGACAAACGTTTGCCAACAAAGATTTTGCCCTGAACGCCATCGACTACCTCGCCGACCCTGAGGGCGTTATCGAAGCCCGTAACCGGCAGGTGACCCTGCGGCCGCTCGATAAAGTTCGGCTGCAAAATGAGCGCACCGGCTGGCAACTGCTCAATCTGATTGGCCCCGTGGCGCTAGTGGGCCTGATCGGCGTGGTGTGGCAGTGGAATCGGAAGCGGAAATATGGGAAATAG
- the moaD gene encoding molybdopterin converting factor subunit 1 yields the protein MNTPITVLLFGITRDITGQNTIQQPLPAQARVSDLMEQLQNQYPRLSEIRALLVAVNGEYAEPDTPLTPTDEVALIPPVSGG from the coding sequence ATGAATACACCCATCACAGTTCTCCTGTTCGGTATCACCCGCGACATTACCGGTCAGAATACCATTCAGCAGCCGTTACCCGCTCAGGCCCGCGTTTCAGACCTGATGGAGCAGTTGCAAAACCAATACCCGCGCCTGAGCGAAATCCGGGCGTTGTTGGTAGCGGTCAATGGAGAATACGCCGAACCCGATACCCCACTTACGCCAACCGACGAAGTGGCACTCATACCGCCCGTTAGCGGAGGGTAG
- a CDS encoding ATP-binding protein, giving the protein MFARHLQNLLKTSLSYFPAVAVLGPRQVGKTTLVKILLSTSEKEVIYLDLEYFADQNRLREPDLFFQANQDKVVVLDEIQRMPQLFPLLRSLIDQHRIPGRFVLLGSASPDLLKNSSETLAGRVVYLELAPLHLLEIEAQYNYRDHWIRGGFPDALQAPNEPIWQLWMDSFIQTYVQRDLPDLGLSAPASTVRNLLTMLAGIQGGQLNYSDIARSLDLSVSTVQNYISFLENAYLVRRLPPFFVNIGKRLVKAPKVFVRDSGLAHRLTGIDDFNALSGSVLLGASWEGYVVQQIISRLAQNVIPYYYRTQNGAELDLLLVKGGKPVVALEIRYSNAPNLTRGNTQAIIDLGLEQTLILTPEADSYWLRKDVRVCSITNVWGILAQAGVLA; this is encoded by the coding sequence ATGTTTGCCCGTCATCTACAAAACTTACTGAAAACGAGTCTAAGCTATTTCCCGGCTGTGGCCGTATTGGGCCCACGTCAGGTAGGCAAGACAACGTTGGTCAAAATACTGCTAAGTACTTCCGAAAAAGAGGTTATTTATCTGGATCTGGAATATTTTGCCGATCAAAATCGGCTACGGGAGCCCGATCTCTTTTTCCAGGCTAATCAGGATAAGGTGGTCGTGCTGGATGAAATTCAGCGTATGCCCCAGTTGTTTCCCTTGTTGCGATCCTTGATTGATCAGCACCGGATTCCGGGTCGGTTTGTCCTGTTGGGGTCTGCGTCGCCGGACTTACTCAAGAATTCATCCGAAACCTTGGCGGGCCGGGTTGTTTATCTTGAACTTGCCCCTTTACATCTGTTGGAAATAGAAGCGCAGTACAACTACCGCGATCATTGGATACGGGGCGGCTTCCCCGATGCGCTGCAAGCGCCGAATGAACCGATTTGGCAATTGTGGATGGATAGCTTTATTCAAACCTATGTACAGCGCGACCTGCCCGACCTGGGTTTATCGGCTCCGGCTTCTACCGTTCGTAATTTGCTGACCATGCTGGCAGGTATTCAGGGGGGACAGCTAAATTACAGCGATATAGCCCGTTCGCTTGATTTGTCCGTATCAACCGTTCAGAACTACATCAGTTTTCTGGAAAATGCTTATTTGGTTCGTCGGTTGCCGCCCTTCTTTGTCAATATCGGCAAACGATTGGTGAAGGCTCCCAAAGTCTTTGTGCGCGATAGCGGCCTGGCTCATCGGCTAACGGGCATCGATGATTTCAATGCGTTATCGGGGAGTGTGTTGTTGGGAGCGTCGTGGGAAGGCTATGTTGTGCAGCAAATTATTTCGCGGCTGGCCCAGAACGTAATTCCCTATTACTACCGAACGCAAAATGGAGCCGAATTAGATTTGCTGCTGGTGAAAGGAGGTAAGCCGGTTGTTGCGCTGGAAATTCGGTACTCCAACGCTCCCAATCTAACACGCGGAAACACGCAGGCCATTATAGACCTCGGCCTGGAACAAACCCTGATTCTTACGCCTGAGGCCGACAGTTACTGGTTACGGAAAGATGTTCGCGTATGCAGCATTACCAACGTTTGGGGGATTCTGGCACAGGCAGGCGTGTTGGCTTAA
- a CDS encoding vWA domain-containing protein, producing the protein MKGFQFSQYVPPEQKEGSKFDQLLNIFQQLLLITSGDVEQAMSWMNQLDRQYSLTDDKYGMGDFFQDLKDKGYLTEEKGEGRLVMTPKSEQTIRRSALDEIFGKLKRSKSGGNHNTPYTGTGDELSSDLRTYQFGDTLEQISMTESIRNAQINSGVEEFTLMERDLEVTEKEQKTQTSTVLMIDISHSMILYGEDRITPAKKVALALTELVKQKYPKDTLDIVVFGNDAWQIQAKDLPYLEVGPYHTNTVAGLQLAMDLLRRRKNKNKQIFMITDGKPTCLKEGIKYYKNSFGLDRKVVSKTLTLAAQCRRLDIPITTFMIATDPYLKQFVQEFTKVNNGRAYYSGLQGLGNMMFEDFQRNRRKNIK; encoded by the coding sequence ATGAAAGGCTTTCAATTCTCCCAATACGTTCCGCCTGAGCAAAAAGAAGGTAGCAAGTTTGATCAGCTGCTGAATATTTTCCAGCAGTTGCTGCTGATTACGTCGGGCGATGTGGAACAGGCCATGTCCTGGATGAATCAGCTTGACCGGCAGTACAGCCTGACCGACGACAAGTACGGCATGGGCGACTTTTTTCAGGATCTGAAAGATAAAGGCTACCTGACCGAAGAAAAAGGTGAAGGCCGGTTGGTGATGACGCCCAAAAGCGAGCAAACCATTCGGCGGTCGGCGCTGGACGAGATTTTCGGGAAGCTGAAACGTTCAAAATCGGGCGGGAACCACAACACGCCCTATACCGGCACCGGTGACGAACTCAGCAGCGACCTGCGTACCTACCAGTTTGGCGATACGCTGGAGCAGATTTCGATGACCGAGTCGATTCGGAACGCGCAAATCAACAGCGGAGTCGAAGAGTTTACACTCATGGAGCGTGACCTGGAGGTGACCGAAAAAGAGCAGAAAACCCAAACCTCCACGGTGCTGATGATCGACATCAGCCACTCGATGATTCTGTACGGTGAAGACCGCATTACCCCGGCCAAAAAGGTAGCCCTTGCCCTCACGGAGCTGGTAAAGCAGAAATACCCGAAAGACACCCTCGACATTGTGGTGTTTGGCAACGATGCCTGGCAGATTCAGGCTAAAGATCTGCCCTACCTGGAGGTTGGCCCCTACCACACCAACACGGTGGCCGGGCTCCAGTTGGCGATGGATTTACTCCGCCGTCGGAAGAATAAGAACAAGCAGATTTTTATGATTACCGACGGGAAGCCTACCTGCCTGAAAGAAGGCATCAAATACTACAAAAACTCGTTTGGCCTCGACCGCAAGGTGGTGAGCAAGACCCTCACCCTGGCCGCGCAGTGTCGCCGTCTCGATATTCCGATTACGACCTTTATGATTGCCACCGACCCGTACCTGAAGCAGTTTGTGCAGGAGTTTACGAAGGTCAACAACGGCCGTGCCTACTACAGCGGCTTACAGGGCCTCGGCAACATGATGTTTGAGGATTTCCAGCGCAACCGCCGGAAGAATATTAAATAA
- a CDS encoding molybdenum cofactor biosynthesis protein MoaE yields the protein MIALTTDPIDLGSAYKFLQADGAGAIDLFLGVVRDNTSARSVDRLEYEAYDRMAISEMQKIVDEAHRRWPILRCLVIHRTGLLRIGEMAVLIGVSTPHRADAFEATRYIIDTIKQTVPIWKKEVFSDGEVWVNATP from the coding sequence ATGATTGCTCTGACTACCGACCCAATCGACCTGGGGTCTGCTTACAAATTTTTACAGGCCGATGGTGCCGGTGCTATTGACCTGTTTCTGGGGGTAGTGCGTGACAACACCTCGGCCCGTTCCGTCGATCGGCTTGAGTACGAAGCCTACGATCGCATGGCCATCTCCGAAATGCAGAAAATTGTGGATGAGGCTCACCGGCGGTGGCCCATTTTGCGATGCCTGGTTATTCACCGGACAGGTTTGCTGCGCATTGGCGAAATGGCCGTGCTGATTGGTGTTTCGACCCCTCACCGCGCCGACGCCTTCGAGGCTACCCGTTACATTATCGATACCATCAAGCAGACCGTACCCATCTGGAAAAAAGAGGTATTCTCCGATGGCGAAGTGTGGGTCAACGCAACGCCCTGA
- a CDS encoding NADH-quinone oxidoreductase subunit L has protein sequence MHDPLATTLLTLILLLPFAGFLGVRMSSQQVAGPLAIVLTGIGLLLSGVVLVGTTAPAVPILTEWLNMSGVSIPIGFRYDGPTAIILVLAHFVALLVQVYSLSYLDTDADKPRYFGYLQLFVGAKAGILLASNLIVMYAFWELVGLASYLLIGFWYEKPQAARAAQKAFLYNRVGDVGFLIGILLTYRLFGTVEFAQLTAEAPTYVGLLLFMGCMGKSAQFPLIGWLPDAMEGPTPVSALLHAATMVAAGIFLLARIHPLLSPDALVVIALIGTITTLWGGYSALFQTDIKKVLAFSTVSQLGLMVAAMGTDNLNGGLFHLLTHAFFKAGLFLGAGAVIHALHTQDMRQMGGLRRSMPVTFWAYTICAAALAGVPFGSGFLSKESILAGAFAWASGQHSPLAYTIPIALLLSSGLTALYMVRQVRLVFLGESRASANAHPHEPDRLLLGPVVLLAVLSAWIWFSLNPLSAHSSWPDTLFSAGQLGQPVNSAAVPHAVPVWLAPLSIALVALGGWLGFRLRDPAPDQLAVRASVQYGFLDEFLNWLVVQPVVRLAHGLYRADARVVDGAVNSGGIGVVVLAHVANAIDRFGVDGVVNGGAWLANRLGGLTRSVGGGRVQSYITAAVVGLLLLIWWLV, from the coding sequence ATGCACGACCCGCTCGCAACCACCCTCCTTACGCTTATACTGCTACTGCCTTTTGCGGGTTTTTTGGGCGTTCGGATGAGTTCGCAGCAGGTGGCCGGGCCACTGGCTATCGTACTCACGGGCATTGGCTTACTCCTGTCGGGGGTGGTGCTGGTTGGTACCACCGCACCCGCCGTTCCGATTCTGACCGAATGGCTCAACATGTCGGGGGTATCTATTCCGATTGGTTTCCGATACGACGGCCCCACGGCCATTATTCTCGTCTTGGCCCACTTTGTGGCCCTGCTGGTGCAGGTTTATTCCCTCTCCTACCTGGATACCGACGCCGACAAGCCACGCTACTTTGGGTATCTCCAACTGTTTGTCGGAGCCAAAGCGGGGATTTTGCTCGCCAGTAATCTGATTGTCATGTACGCGTTCTGGGAGCTGGTGGGACTGGCCTCTTACCTACTCATTGGGTTTTGGTACGAAAAACCACAGGCCGCCCGGGCCGCGCAAAAAGCCTTTTTATACAACCGGGTGGGCGATGTCGGTTTCCTCATCGGGATACTGCTCACCTACCGGCTCTTCGGCACGGTGGAGTTTGCCCAACTCACCGCCGAAGCCCCTACCTACGTGGGGCTATTGCTCTTTATGGGTTGCATGGGCAAATCGGCGCAGTTTCCGCTCATTGGCTGGCTTCCCGACGCGATGGAAGGCCCCACGCCCGTATCGGCTCTGTTGCACGCGGCCACCATGGTAGCGGCCGGCATTTTTCTGCTGGCCCGCATTCACCCGTTGCTCTCGCCCGATGCCCTCGTTGTAATTGCCCTCATCGGCACCATCACCACCCTCTGGGGCGGCTATTCGGCCTTGTTCCAGACCGACATCAAAAAAGTACTGGCCTTCTCAACGGTAAGCCAACTGGGGCTGATGGTAGCCGCTATGGGTACCGATAACCTGAACGGGGGCCTGTTTCACCTGCTCACCCACGCCTTTTTCAAGGCCGGACTGTTTTTGGGAGCCGGGGCCGTGATTCACGCCCTGCACACGCAGGATATGCGGCAGATGGGCGGTTTGCGCCGGTCGATGCCCGTCACGTTCTGGGCTTATACCATCTGCGCGGCCGCATTGGCGGGGGTGCCGTTTGGGTCGGGTTTTCTGTCGAAAGAAAGTATTCTGGCCGGGGCCTTTGCCTGGGCCTCCGGGCAACATAGCCCACTCGCCTACACCATTCCGATAGCCCTGCTGCTCTCGTCGGGGCTGACGGCCCTGTACATGGTCCGGCAGGTACGGCTGGTGTTTCTGGGTGAAAGCCGGGCGTCAGCCAACGCGCATCCGCACGAGCCCGACCGGCTGTTGCTGGGGCCAGTAGTGTTGCTGGCGGTTCTGTCGGCCTGGATTTGGTTTTCGCTCAATCCACTGTCGGCGCACAGTAGCTGGCCCGATACCCTATTTTCGGCCGGGCAACTGGGCCAACCCGTCAACTCGGCCGCAGTGCCCCATGCTGTACCCGTTTGGCTGGCTCCGCTTTCCATTGCACTGGTGGCACTGGGCGGCTGGCTTGGCTTCCGGCTCCGCGACCCGGCCCCCGATCAACTGGCCGTGCGGGCTTCGGTACAGTACGGCTTCCTCGACGAGTTTCTGAACTGGCTCGTCGTGCAGCCCGTGGTCCGGCTGGCGCATGGCCTCTACCGGGCCGATGCGCGGGTGGTCGACGGGGCGGTGAACAGTGGCGGAATCGGGGTGGTTGTGCTGGCGCACGTCGCCAACGCCATCGACCGGTTTGGGGTTGATGGGGTAGTCAATGGCGGGGCCTGGCTCGCCAACCGATTGGGCGGACTGACACGTTCGGTTGGGGGCGGGCGCGTACAATCGTACATCACGGCGGCCGTCGTGGGATTGTTATTATTGATTTGGTGGTTGGTTTAA
- a CDS encoding cysteine desulfurase family protein, whose translation MIYLDNNATTKIDPRVLDAMMPFLTDNFANAASTHPFGVSAHEAVKKARQQLADLLGCETHELVFTSGATEAINLALKGVAENYQSRGKHIITVQTEHKAVLDVCLYLEKRGYEVTYLPVRPAGSVGAGLIDLNDLKAALRPDTILVSVMWVNNETGVIQPIEEIARLTHEAGALFMTDATQAVGKLPIDVDNLHIDLLTFSAHKFYGPKGIGGLFVRQRRPHKIKLEALLHGGGHERGLRSGTLNVPGIVGMGKAAELAPVADIKETQRIASLHDQLETELLTIPGTRVNGDRTNRLYNTTNIYFENCDSDALIMGLEGIAVSNGSACTAASIDPSHVLLAMGLNETEAFSCLRFSLGRFTTEADVTQTVRAVKEVVESLRALV comes from the coding sequence ATGATTTACCTCGACAATAACGCCACCACAAAGATTGACCCCCGTGTGCTGGACGCGATGATGCCGTTTCTGACCGACAACTTCGCCAATGCGGCTAGTACGCACCCGTTTGGCGTATCGGCCCACGAAGCGGTGAAAAAGGCCCGGCAGCAATTGGCCGATTTGCTGGGCTGTGAAACCCACGAACTGGTGTTTACGTCAGGGGCTACCGAGGCTATCAATTTGGCCCTTAAAGGAGTTGCTGAAAATTACCAAAGTCGGGGCAAACACATTATCACCGTGCAAACCGAGCACAAGGCCGTGCTCGACGTTTGTCTGTATCTGGAAAAGCGCGGCTATGAGGTAACGTATCTGCCTGTTCGACCCGCTGGAAGCGTCGGCGCGGGGCTCATTGACCTGAACGACCTGAAAGCGGCCCTTCGGCCGGATACCATTCTGGTGTCGGTGATGTGGGTGAACAATGAAACGGGCGTCATTCAGCCGATTGAGGAAATTGCCCGACTGACCCACGAAGCCGGTGCTCTGTTTATGACCGATGCCACGCAGGCAGTGGGTAAGTTGCCGATTGATGTGGATAACCTCCATATTGACTTGCTCACTTTCTCGGCCCATAAGTTCTACGGTCCAAAAGGCATTGGTGGCCTGTTTGTCCGCCAACGGCGTCCGCATAAAATAAAACTGGAAGCCCTGTTGCACGGGGGCGGGCACGAGCGCGGCCTGCGCAGTGGCACCCTGAACGTGCCGGGCATTGTGGGTATGGGAAAGGCAGCCGAATTGGCACCGGTGGCCGACATAAAGGAGACGCAACGTATTGCGTCTTTACACGACCAACTGGAAACCGAATTGCTGACCATTCCCGGCACCCGCGTTAACGGTGACAGAACTAACCGGTTGTACAACACCACCAACATTTATTTTGAAAACTGTGATTCTGACGCCCTCATTATGGGGCTGGAGGGTATTGCCGTTTCCAACGGTTCAGCCTGTACGGCGGCTTCCATTGATCCCTCGCACGTGTTGCTGGCGATGGGCCTGAACGAAACCGAGGCTTTTTCCTGCCTGCGGTTTAGTTTGGGGCGGTTCACGACGGAAGCCGATGTTACGCAAACGGTTCGGGCCGTTAAGGAGGTCGTAGAGAGCCTGCGGGCGCTGGTTTAG